The candidate division TA06 bacterium genome has a window encoding:
- a CDS encoding segregation/condensation protein A: MANQPYQVKLEIFEGPLDLLLYLIKQQEVDIYDIPIARITQQYLEYIEIIKSLDLEVAGEFLVMAATLIKIKSKMLLPRHEELEGPEAEDPRRDLVQQLLEYKKFKEAASRLEEREEHQRLMYPRPKGAFEKQAEPPAESPKPEVELLDLLQAFRQVVERIDKVKLYQIVGEDITIEERLNFVLKEISVKKKMKFSDLFVNETRKLMMVVTFFALLELIRLGHVTVTQEGLFGDILICKVEADGQMALE, translated from the coding sequence ATGGCCAATCAACCATATCAGGTAAAACTTGAAATCTTCGAAGGCCCTTTGGACCTGCTGTTGTACCTCATCAAACAGCAGGAGGTGGACATCTACGACATCCCCATCGCCCGCATCACCCAGCAGTATCTGGAATACATCGAGATCATAAAGTCGCTGGACCTGGAGGTGGCCGGGGAGTTCCTGGTGATGGCCGCCACCCTAATCAAGATCAAGTCCAAGATGCTGCTGCCGCGGCACGAGGAGCTTGAAGGGCCGGAAGCCGAGGACCCGAGGCGCGACCTGGTGCAGCAGCTTTTGGAGTATAAAAAATTCAAGGAAGCGGCCAGCCGGCTGGAGGAGCGCGAGGAGCACCAGAGGCTGATGTATCCCCGGCCCAAGGGCGCCTTTGAAAAACAGGCGGAGCCACCGGCCGAGTCCCCCAAGCCCGAGGTGGAACTATTGGACCTGCTGCAGGCCTTCCGCCAGGTGGTGGAACGGATCGACAAGGTCAAACTCTACCAGATAGTGGGCGAGGACATCACCATCGAGGAACGGCTGAACTTTGTGCTGAAAGAGATCAGCGTGAAAAAGAAAATGAAATTCTCAGACCTATTTGTGAACGAGACCCGGAAACTGATGATGGTGGTCACGTTCTTCGCCCTGCTGGAACTGATTAGGCTGGGCCATGTAACGGTGACACAGGAAGGGCTGTTCGGAGATATCCTGATCTGCAAGGTGGAGGCCGACGGGCAGATGGCCCTGGAATGA
- a CDS encoding GAF domain-containing protein — protein MPPSRKKPGLLPARPARAALLPTAKSELSSLKMKLKVLQRVNEIAASTFEVQPLLDRAMDLVTEIAPSEAGSLLLLSSDRSYLKFSIVKGPAAHKLEGLEIPIGQGIAGWVAKTGIPLTVNDVQSEPKWKKEIADNVEFPTRSILCVPLKSRAEVIGVVELINKLRAEDYNDDDLEIIELLGAHLSTLIENSRLYSEAREKVERITAMAETSALISSSLDVKRVLETVMTVAKDVIDAEASSIFLYNEDKNDFYFEIATGDAGDAVKQIRVPWGKGMVGWAAEHMQTLLVPDVTKDPRFYSKVDEKSKFITRNAITVPLKPKNKLIGVAQVLNKKGGLFTREDVELFETLARQAAVAIENASLYTDLQELFLNSIRTVVSLIDAKDDYTAGHSSRVTKYSMMIADQLGFASEDRKRLELAALLHDVGKIGMPDAILKKPSGLTNEEFAIVKDHPNKGAEALEPIKQMKDIIPGVRHHHEKLDGRGYPDGLAGDRVPMDAQIICVGDSYDAMNSDRPYRKGLGMEESVKRLRQDAGTQFNPALVEAFVKALEKEAKK, from the coding sequence ATGCCGCCATCCAGGAAAAAACCGGGGCTTTTGCCCGCCCGGCCCGCCAGGGCCGCGCTGCTGCCCACCGCCAAGAGCGAGCTCTCCAGCCTTAAGATGAAGCTCAAAGTGCTCCAGCGGGTCAACGAGATCGCCGCCAGCACCTTCGAGGTCCAGCCCCTTTTAGACCGGGCCATGGACCTGGTGACCGAGATCGCGCCCTCGGAGGCCGGGTCGCTGCTGCTGTTGTCCTCCGACCGTTCGTACTTAAAATTCTCCATCGTCAAGGGGCCGGCCGCGCACAAGCTGGAGGGGCTGGAGATTCCCATCGGCCAGGGCATCGCCGGCTGGGTGGCCAAGACCGGGATCCCGCTGACCGTCAACGACGTCCAGAGCGAGCCCAAGTGGAAGAAGGAGATCGCCGACAACGTGGAGTTCCCCACCCGCAGCATTCTCTGCGTGCCGCTAAAATCGCGGGCCGAGGTCATCGGCGTGGTGGAGCTGATCAACAAACTCCGGGCCGAAGATTACAACGACGACGACCTGGAGATCATCGAACTTTTAGGGGCCCACCTTTCCACTCTGATCGAGAACAGCCGGCTCTATTCCGAGGCCCGGGAAAAGGTGGAGAGGATCACCGCCATGGCCGAGACCAGCGCGCTGATCTCGTCCTCGCTGGACGTCAAGCGGGTGCTGGAGACCGTGATGACGGTGGCCAAGGACGTGATCGACGCCGAGGCCTCCTCCATCTTCCTTTACAACGAGGATAAGAACGATTTTTACTTTGAGATCGCCACCGGAGACGCCGGAGACGCGGTCAAGCAGATCCGCGTTCCCTGGGGCAAGGGGATGGTAGGCTGGGCGGCCGAGCACATGCAGACGCTTCTGGTTCCCGATGTCACCAAGGACCCGCGGTTCTATTCCAAGGTGGACGAGAAATCGAAATTCATCACCCGTAACGCCATCACCGTGCCCCTAAAGCCCAAGAACAAACTGATCGGGGTGGCCCAGGTGCTCAATAAAAAGGGCGGGCTGTTCACCCGCGAGGACGTCGAATTGTTCGAGACCCTGGCCCGCCAGGCGGCGGTGGCCATCGAGAACGCCAGCCTGTACACCGACCTGCAGGAACTTTTCCTGAACTCCATCCGGACCGTGGTCAGCTTGATCGACGCCAAGGACGACTACACCGCCGGCCATTCCTCCCGGGTTACCAAGTATTCCATGATGATCGCCGACCAGCTGGGCTTCGCCTCCGAGGACCGCAAGCGGCTGGAGCTGGCGGCCCTGCTGCACGATGTGGGCAAAATCGGGATGCCGGACGCCATCTTAAAGAAACCTTCCGGTCTGACTAACGAGGAGTTCGCCATCGTCAAGGATCATCCCAACAAGGGGGCCGAGGCCCTGGAGCCCATCAAGCAGATGAAGGACATCATCCCCGGGGTCAGGCACCACCACGAGAAGCTGGACGGGCGCGGCTATCCGGATGGCCTGGCCGGCGACAGGGTGCCCATGGACGCCCAGATCATCTGCGTGGGCGACTCCTACGACGCCATGAACTCCGACCGCCCGTATCGGAAAGGGCTGGGGATGGAGGAGTCGGTCAAACGCCTGCGCCAGGACGCCGGAACCCAGTTCAACCCGGCCCTGGTGGAGGCCTTCGTCAAAGCGCTGGAAAAGGAGGCTAAAAAATGA
- a CDS encoding peptidoglycan DD-metalloendopeptidase family protein, which translates to MHFGRTRHIIIILAALGAVCLSPALGQDMDSQEGQLKAIRQKLAEARERAQELKGQEKNILGQMERLAEQINLTRQVLEALRDKEARLNSEVRKLDGQMLKAESQMVRRQALMETRIRQMYKQGRLYEWEALVTRASFVDIVKRYKYLRLFSLQDRRLYETIREERTQISRDKADRQERLITLAQVRGETEREMANLKDDEQQQKRLLDKVRQEKASKEALVKELAAAAKKLQSLIDDLERQRKAELQRRKKTVPAPGATVLERKQGGLLWPAEGKLYSSFGLKKHAKYNTYIQNNGIDILSTYGSTVAAVAPGKVVYAERFLGYGNVILIDHDGGYYTLYGNLTDMLVFTGSAVAEGQVIARVGGNLDGPLMHFEVRKGGKPVDPVPWLKRKKGN; encoded by the coding sequence ATGCACTTCGGTAGAACAAGACATATAATTATTATTCTGGCCGCGCTCGGGGCCGTCTGTTTATCGCCGGCCCTGGGCCAGGATATGGATTCCCAGGAGGGCCAGCTCAAGGCCATCCGCCAGAAACTGGCCGAGGCCCGGGAGCGGGCCCAGGAGCTGAAGGGCCAGGAGAAGAACATCCTGGGCCAGATGGAACGGCTGGCCGAGCAGATCAACCTGACCCGTCAGGTGCTGGAGGCCTTAAGGGACAAGGAGGCCCGGCTTAATTCCGAGGTCAGGAAATTAGACGGACAGATGTTGAAGGCCGAGTCCCAGATGGTCCGACGCCAGGCCCTGATGGAGACCCGGATCCGGCAGATGTACAAGCAGGGCCGGCTTTACGAATGGGAGGCGCTGGTGACCCGGGCCAGTTTTGTCGACATCGTCAAGCGGTACAAATATCTCCGACTCTTTTCCCTGCAGGACCGGCGGCTTTATGAGACCATCAGGGAAGAGCGGACCCAGATATCCCGGGACAAGGCCGACCGCCAGGAAAGGCTGATTACCCTGGCCCAGGTGCGGGGCGAGACCGAACGGGAGATGGCGAACCTTAAGGATGACGAGCAGCAGCAAAAAAGGCTGCTGGACAAGGTCCGCCAGGAAAAAGCATCCAAAGAAGCCCTGGTGAAAGAACTGGCGGCCGCGGCCAAAAAACTGCAAAGCCTGATCGACGACCTGGAGCGGCAGCGCAAGGCCGAACTGCAGCGGCGCAAAAAAACGGTCCCGGCCCCCGGCGCCACCGTGCTGGAACGCAAGCAGGGGGGCCTTTTGTGGCCGGCCGAGGGAAAGCTTTATTCCAGCTTCGGTCTCAAGAAACACGCCAAGTACAACACGTACATCCAGAACAACGGCATCGACATCCTTTCCACCTACGGTTCGACGGTGGCGGCGGTGGCCCCGGGTAAAGTCGTATACGCCGAGAGGTTCCTGGGATACGGCAACGTCATCCTGATAGACCACGACGGCGGATATTACACTCTGTACGGAAACCTGACCGACATGCTGGTCTTTACCGGGTCGGCCGTGGCCGAGGGTCAGGTGATAGCCAGGGTCGGGGGCAACCTGGACGGCCCCCTCATGCATTTTGAGGTGCGCAAGGGCGGCAAACCGGTGGATCCGGTCCCATGGCTGAAAAGAAAAAAGGGGAATTAA
- a CDS encoding carboxypeptidase regulatory-like domain-containing protein has protein sequence MKRFFVSLIMLLLLAAASASAQAVKDRGGKNATLKAADETAKPVPPKKGLGTITGTVTDADSKEPLPGAVVKLLGTEFGANTDSTGRFIITNVKPGTYTIQAKMMGFASMTVTKIKVEKGYTVQIDFPLRAQVLESVGGVIEATRPMVITDAKTKTTVINTGAAAPTKPGEPAKPGDKGAAGGRSDEIAYFKDGEKKTAALTETGSASSATSGKSRDDGKIPKPAAPAASMEEHPPETPLPVSAPRPRPASPGMKAGSNDDNKQFNYYLGYLERFQHIRAAKVDVSGRVVFTVTDADGRPIANCPLAIKDGQGAVLARRKTYADGRAMFFTTEKSDFKRQDLEVAATGNQETVAQRFSHNGKSLIELKFKQRRPTFNNVPLDVVFLLDCTGSMGDEIARLKSTLQVINFQVSQLPSKPAVRFGMVQYRDRGDEYVTRVTPFTAGIDKFQKALDAVSAGGGNDEPEDLQSGLKDAVTGMAWRDDACKLVFLVADAPPHLDYRDQTYGYGDAMRGAAASAIKIITVGASGLNDQGEYVFRQLSQYTMGQFIFLTYGETGEVSGGGTAAVSHHTGSNFQTENLDAIIVRIIKQELANYGDGIIEPDQEYFETNAGGGNKDDVLKELFAEGIRQLLDYSIVRIDESTPAAVMPVAFSDDSLRSKAEVLEDNIVLNLAPVKAFRLVERKDLRQIMGEQKLNLTGAFDSERSVEVGKLIGAKILILPKLHQGKDKLELYLKMVKVETGEIMSITLLKIDDWLI, from the coding sequence ATGAAACGGTTCTTCGTATCTCTGATCATGCTCTTGTTACTGGCAGCCGCCAGCGCGTCCGCCCAGGCGGTCAAGGACAGGGGCGGAAAAAATGCGACCCTTAAGGCAGCGGATGAAACGGCCAAGCCCGTGCCCCCGAAGAAAGGCTTGGGAACGATAACCGGCACGGTGACGGACGCCGACTCCAAGGAACCTTTGCCCGGGGCCGTGGTCAAGCTCCTTGGCACGGAGTTTGGCGCGAATACTGATTCCACTGGCCGCTTCATCATCACTAATGTGAAGCCGGGGACATATACCATCCAGGCAAAGATGATGGGCTTTGCCTCGATGACGGTCACAAAAATAAAAGTAGAAAAAGGTTATACGGTTCAGATTGATTTTCCTCTGCGGGCCCAAGTACTTGAAAGCGTGGGTGGCGTCATTGAAGCCACCAGGCCCATGGTCATAACCGACGCAAAGACAAAGACCACGGTGATCAACACTGGCGCAGCAGCACCTACGAAACCGGGCGAACCGGCAAAACCGGGCGATAAAGGCGCGGCCGGCGGCAGATCTGATGAAATAGCCTATTTTAAAGATGGCGAAAAAAAGACAGCGGCATTGACAGAAACGGGTTCTGCTAGTTCGGCAACCAGCGGAAAAAGCAGGGATGACGGCAAGATTCCTAAGCCCGCTGCCCCGGCAGCATCAATGGAAGAACACCCGCCCGAAACGCCGCTGCCGGTTTCAGCGCCCCGTCCCCGCCCGGCCTCGCCCGGGATGAAGGCGGGCTCGAACGACGACAACAAACAGTTCAACTACTACCTCGGCTACCTGGAGAGGTTCCAACACATACGCGCGGCCAAAGTCGACGTCTCGGGCCGGGTGGTGTTCACGGTCACGGACGCGGACGGCAGGCCAATCGCCAACTGTCCGCTAGCGATCAAGGACGGCCAGGGCGCGGTTCTGGCCAGGCGCAAAACCTACGCCGACGGCCGGGCGATGTTCTTCACCACCGAAAAATCAGATTTCAAGCGCCAGGACCTGGAAGTGGCTGCGACCGGCAACCAGGAAACCGTTGCACAACGGTTTTCGCACAACGGAAAAAGCCTGATCGAGCTCAAGTTCAAACAGCGCCGCCCGACATTCAACAACGTGCCGCTGGACGTGGTCTTTTTGCTGGACTGCACCGGCAGCATGGGCGATGAGATCGCGCGGCTAAAATCGACCCTGCAGGTGATAAACTTTCAGGTGTCGCAGCTGCCGTCCAAGCCGGCAGTGCGGTTCGGCATGGTCCAGTACCGGGACCGGGGGGACGAATACGTCACCCGCGTCACTCCGTTCACGGCGGGTATAGACAAATTCCAAAAGGCGCTCGACGCGGTATCGGCCGGCGGCGGCAACGACGAGCCCGAGGACCTGCAGTCGGGGCTGAAGGACGCGGTCACGGGCATGGCCTGGCGCGATGACGCCTGCAAACTGGTATTCCTGGTAGCCGACGCGCCGCCGCATCTGGATTACCGGGACCAGACCTACGGCTACGGAGACGCCATGCGCGGAGCGGCGGCCAGCGCCATCAAGATCATTACCGTAGGCGCCAGCGGCCTCAACGACCAGGGCGAGTATGTGTTCCGGCAGCTGTCCCAGTATACCATGGGCCAGTTCATCTTCCTGACCTACGGTGAAACCGGCGAGGTCTCGGGCGGGGGCACGGCCGCGGTCAGCCACCACACCGGCAGCAATTTTCAGACCGAAAACCTGGACGCCATCATCGTCCGGATCATCAAGCAGGAGCTGGCCAACTACGGCGACGGAATCATCGAGCCGGACCAGGAGTACTTCGAGACCAATGCCGGCGGCGGCAACAAGGACGACGTGCTCAAGGAACTGTTCGCCGAAGGCATCAGGCAGCTGCTGGACTACTCCATCGTCCGCATCGACGAGAGCACGCCGGCCGCAGTAATGCCGGTCGCCTTCAGCGACGATTCCCTGAGATCCAAAGCCGAGGTCCTCGAGGATAATATCGTGCTGAACCTGGCGCCGGTCAAGGCGTTCCGGCTGGTCGAGCGGAAGGATCTGCGCCAGATAATGGGAGAGCAAAAGCTCAACCTTACCGGCGCTTTTGATAGTGAGAGGTCGGTCGAGGTGGGCAAGCTAATCGGAGCAAAAATATTGATCCTGCCGAAGCTCCATCAGGGAAAAGACAAACTGGAACTATATCTTAAAATGGTGAAGGTGGAGACCGGGGAGATAATGTCGATTACTTTGCTTAAAATAGATGACTGGTTGATATAA
- a CDS encoding adenylate/guanylate cyclase domain-containing protein gives MSEANRSKKSVGALVGIGVVAVVLAISYLVPGLFQGMENKSYDLRYRLRVGQTNEQDIEDVVIVDIDDASLAQLGRFQNWPRLYHAKVADYLAQGGAAAVAFDIFFVESDSLKPDMVQLYQDAKGEQIRAKLSLSKPFKPVAEKTPELIGAVLENWGYDQDFGAATAQSGIVYFPFYFTTGKLKDSSDMTARRWAYKLSPEAAEKYQWIKSQGDLYAIGQMTAPIPVLLESARGTGYYNIEPDDDGVARSIPLFLAISDRCYPSMDFQIVLDKLGVKKEEVTVELGRYIKAGDKLKIPIDQDGRMLITYFGQYKKFRYISYSDVLTEQVPAEYFKDKIVIVGATAAGLMDLRVVPFSNVFPGPEIHANIMETLLTGRFVRAVPWHIQLVVLVLIGLLTVVVSLRFKPLAAGLTLFGLVMAYFITATVMFDKSLIWVEMVRPLAVVLFTNMVILGYRYLTEEKQKLWIKNMFQGYMSKDLVDKIMANPEMLLMGGDKKEVTVFFSDIKGFSSFSEKLGTPERLIALINEYLGAMSDVVLEFGGYISKYEGDAIMAFWGAPTDDPKHAETCIKCVWAMNQRLQILNADLAKRNMPNLFTRFGLNTGMVTVGNVGSEKKKSYTAMGDSINLGSRLEGANKEYNTAIMMSEFTYAKVKGLYPVRELDLLRVVGKEQPVRVYELLGLSAADVSNKKMKAVEIYLKGLELYRTKQWDAAIALFRQTLEVDPEDGPSQVYIGRCEDFKVLPPPENWDGVFVMKTK, from the coding sequence ATGAGCGAGGCCAACCGCAGTAAAAAATCAGTAGGCGCACTGGTGGGGATCGGAGTGGTGGCCGTGGTGCTGGCCATCTCCTATTTAGTTCCGGGGCTGTTCCAGGGAATGGAGAATAAAAGCTACGATCTGCGCTACCGTTTAAGGGTGGGCCAGACCAACGAACAGGACATCGAGGATGTGGTGATCGTGGACATCGACGACGCCTCGCTGGCCCAGTTGGGGCGGTTCCAGAACTGGCCCCGGCTTTATCACGCCAAAGTGGCCGATTACCTGGCCCAGGGCGGGGCGGCGGCGGTGGCCTTCGACATTTTTTTTGTGGAAAGCGATAGCCTGAAACCGGACATGGTCCAGCTGTACCAGGATGCCAAGGGGGAGCAGATCCGGGCAAAACTCTCCCTGAGCAAGCCTTTCAAGCCGGTGGCCGAAAAAACCCCGGAGTTGATCGGCGCCGTGCTGGAGAACTGGGGCTATGACCAGGATTTCGGGGCGGCCACCGCCCAGTCCGGGATAGTATATTTCCCCTTCTATTTTACCACCGGCAAGCTGAAGGACAGTTCTGATATGACGGCCCGGCGCTGGGCTTATAAACTGTCCCCAGAGGCCGCCGAAAAATACCAATGGATAAAATCCCAGGGCGACTTGTACGCCATAGGGCAGATGACCGCGCCGATACCGGTGCTGCTGGAATCGGCCAGAGGAACCGGCTACTATAACATCGAGCCCGACGACGACGGGGTGGCCCGGAGCATTCCCCTGTTCCTGGCCATCAGCGACCGCTGTTATCCCTCCATGGACTTCCAGATAGTGCTGGACAAGCTGGGGGTCAAAAAAGAGGAGGTTACGGTGGAGCTGGGCCGGTACATCAAGGCCGGGGACAAGCTGAAGATACCGATTGATCAGGACGGCCGGATGCTAATAACCTATTTCGGGCAGTATAAAAAATTCCGCTATATCTCCTACTCCGATGTGCTGACCGAGCAGGTGCCGGCCGAGTATTTCAAGGACAAGATAGTCATCGTCGGGGCCACCGCCGCCGGCCTGATGGACCTTCGGGTGGTGCCGTTCTCCAACGTCTTCCCCGGCCCCGAGATCCACGCCAACATCATGGAGACCCTGTTGACCGGACGGTTCGTCCGGGCGGTTCCCTGGCACATTCAGTTGGTCGTTTTGGTGCTGATAGGCCTTTTAACTGTGGTCGTCTCCCTGCGCTTCAAACCGCTGGCGGCCGGGTTGACCCTGTTCGGGCTGGTGATGGCCTATTTCATTACGGCCACCGTGATGTTTGACAAATCGCTGATCTGGGTGGAGATGGTTCGGCCTTTGGCGGTGGTGCTGTTTACCAACATGGTCATCCTGGGTTACCGCTATCTGACCGAGGAAAAACAGAAACTGTGGATCAAGAACATGTTCCAGGGCTACATGTCCAAAGACCTGGTGGACAAGATCATGGCTAATCCCGAGATGCTGCTGATGGGCGGCGACAAGAAAGAGGTCACCGTCTTCTTCTCTGACATCAAGGGCTTTTCTTCGTTCTCCGAGAAACTGGGAACACCTGAACGCTTGATCGCCCTGATCAACGAGTACCTGGGGGCCATGTCCGATGTGGTGCTGGAATTCGGCGGGTACATCAGCAAGTACGAGGGCGACGCCATCATGGCCTTCTGGGGCGCGCCCACCGACGATCCCAAACACGCCGAGACCTGCATCAAGTGCGTCTGGGCCATGAACCAGCGCCTGCAGATCCTGAACGCCGACCTGGCCAAGCGCAACATGCCGAATTTGTTCACCCGGTTCGGCCTGAATACCGGCATGGTAACGGTAGGCAACGTGGGCTCGGAGAAAAAGAAAAGCTACACCGCCATGGGCGACTCCATTAATCTGGGTTCGCGATTAGAGGGGGCCAACAAGGAGTACAATACGGCCATCATGATGTCCGAGTTCACCTACGCCAAGGTCAAGGGCCTTTATCCGGTGAGGGAGCTGGACCTGCTGAGGGTGGTGGGCAAGGAACAGCCGGTGCGGGTCTACGAACTTTTAGGCCTGTCCGCTGCCGATGTGTCGAATAAGAAAATGAAAGCGGTGGAGATCTACTTAAAGGGCCTGGAACTATACCGGACCAAGCAGTGGGACGCGGCCATCGCCCTGTTCCGGCAGACGCTGGAGGTGGATCCCGAGGACGGCCCCAGCCAGGTCTACATCGGCCGCTGCGAGGACTTCAAAGTGCTGCCGCCGCCGGAGAACTGGGACGGGGTGTTCGTGATGAAAACCAAGTAG
- a CDS encoding tetratricopeptide repeat protein — protein MKNSGYKTNILSLFLDGWRPYAWLAAVGFVLYVQTLFFGLSGYDDTLLITRHYYLIKDITKIPAAFLNDVAWGKSQQFYRPMLTLSFMFNAILGWKSVWFYHLTNVLMHLGSVLLVFWLLKRITGERGLAFVLSLLFAAHPALAPAAAWLPGRNDPLLGLFVFGSLAALIRYREKENLQWYVLHLFLFLGALFTKETSAAIPVVFLVFLLLVYGKQKLKQYIYLIAGWLACLAGYFILRNSVLPRMPPVMNTASENALGLLGYIGKLIFPVNLSVMPMPQDTPWFIGTAALALFIVLFALKGIRGRKIFLAGLFWFGVFLIPTIFRITDFANMLEHRLYVPFLGLLLMVSQAEAVFHFRKTFLTMSAVLFILFSAFAVLHSRDFKDPLSFWQNAVKTSPHCTLAHRSLGMMYMDRKDPVGAAAQFQSGLQYDPQNPGLLNGLALAHVDMGKTGEAIQLLKTAVQAEPNNPFSHDNLGTAWLKAGNMAEAGREYRQAFLLKPDDPMIMLNCSYAHYLLKDIDSASYYYELAVKNGLARDPGIEGRLKGAGRNRKK, from the coding sequence ATGAAAAATTCCGGATATAAAACAAATATTCTTTCCCTCTTCCTCGACGGCTGGCGGCCTTATGCCTGGCTGGCCGCCGTGGGGTTTGTCTTATATGTCCAGACCCTGTTCTTCGGCCTGAGTGGATACGACGACACTCTTTTGATAACCCGGCACTATTACCTGATAAAAGATATCACCAAGATTCCGGCGGCCTTCCTGAACGACGTGGCCTGGGGCAAAAGCCAGCAGTTCTACCGGCCGATGCTGACCCTGTCCTTCATGTTCAATGCCATTTTGGGCTGGAAGAGCGTCTGGTTCTACCATCTGACCAACGTCCTGATGCACCTGGGCTCGGTCCTGCTGGTGTTCTGGCTGCTCAAAAGAATAACCGGGGAGCGGGGCTTGGCCTTCGTGCTTTCACTGCTCTTCGCCGCCCACCCGGCCCTGGCCCCGGCGGCGGCCTGGCTCCCGGGGCGCAACGACCCATTGCTGGGGCTTTTTGTCTTCGGCTCACTGGCCGCGTTGATAAGATACCGGGAAAAAGAAAATTTGCAATGGTACGTTCTGCACCTGTTCCTGTTCCTGGGCGCGCTGTTCACCAAGGAGACCTCGGCGGCCATTCCGGTGGTGTTCCTGGTATTTTTACTTTTGGTTTACGGCAAACAGAAACTAAAACAATACATTTATCTGATCGCCGGCTGGCTGGCCTGTTTGGCAGGGTATTTCATCTTACGAAACTCGGTCCTGCCCCGGATGCCCCCGGTGATGAACACCGCCTCCGAGAACGCGCTGGGTCTGCTGGGATACATCGGTAAGCTGATATTCCCCGTAAACCTTTCGGTGATGCCCATGCCTCAGGATACCCCCTGGTTCATTGGGACGGCGGCCCTGGCGCTGTTCATCGTCCTGTTCGCGCTAAAAGGGATCAGGGGCAGAAAGATATTCTTGGCCGGGCTCTTCTGGTTCGGGGTGTTCCTGATTCCCACCATCTTCCGGATCACCGATTTTGCCAACATGCTGGAACACCGGCTCTACGTGCCTTTTCTGGGGCTTTTGCTGATGGTCTCCCAGGCGGAAGCAGTTTTCCATTTTAGAAAAACATTTTTGACGATGTCAGCCGTTTTATTCATTCTCTTCAGCGCATTCGCAGTATTGCACAGCCGGGACTTTAAGGACCCGCTGTCCTTCTGGCAGAACGCGGTGAAGACCTCGCCCCACTGCACCCTGGCCCACCGCTCGCTGGGGATGATGTATATGGACCGGAAGGATCCGGTTGGCGCGGCCGCACAGTTCCAATCGGGTTTGCAATACGACCCCCAAAACCCCGGGCTGCTGAACGGCCTGGCGCTGGCCCATGTGGATATGGGGAAGACGGGCGAGGCCATTCAATTGCTAAAAACAGCGGTGCAGGCAGAGCCCAACAACCCTTTCAGCCACGACAACCTGGGCACGGCCTGGCTGAAAGCCGGGAACATGGCCGAGGCCGGGCGGGAATATCGGCAGGCGTTTTTGCTAAAGCCGGATGATCCGATGATAATGCTAAATTGCTCGTATGCTCATTATTTGTTGAAGGACATTGATTCGGCTTCGTATTATTACGAGCTGGCGGTGAAGAACGGGCTGGCGCGGGATCCAGGGATAGAGGGAAGGCTGAAGGGGGCGGGGCGGAATAGGAAAAAATGA